In Candidatus Eisenbacteria bacterium, one genomic interval encodes:
- a CDS encoding GTP cyclohydrolase I gives MASTPSGFDRRAVERAIAELLTALGQHAADEPELAATPARVADLYEEVLAGNDRSAEPELVTFPRPGAERGSPADLVVVRDLPFHSLCVHHLVPFFGRAHIAYLPGERLIGISAAGRLLELYARRLQLQERLTSQVADHLERIVAPQGVAVVIEARHLCMEMRGIRKPGTVETRTLRGVLAEPRWAPFLPAPSMRDA, from the coding sequence ATGGCGTCCACCCCGTCCGGCTTCGATCGGCGCGCGGTCGAACGTGCGATCGCGGAGCTCCTCACGGCGCTCGGGCAACACGCTGCGGACGAGCCCGAGCTGGCGGCGACGCCCGCCCGGGTCGCCGATCTTTACGAGGAAGTGCTGGCCGGGAATGATCGGTCCGCCGAACCCGAGCTCGTGACGTTCCCTCGACCCGGCGCCGAGCGCGGGTCGCCGGCCGACCTGGTGGTGGTGCGCGACCTGCCGTTTCACTCGCTGTGCGTGCATCACCTGGTGCCGTTCTTCGGGCGCGCGCACATCGCCTATCTGCCGGGTGAGCGGCTGATCGGAATCAGCGCCGCGGGACGGCTGCTCGAACTTTACGCTCGCCGGCTGCAGCTGCAGGAGCGACTCACCTCGCAGGTCGCCGACCACCTCGAGCGCATCGTGGCACCCCAGGGAGTGGCGGTGGTGATCGAGGCGCGACACCTGTGCATGGAGATGCGAGGGATTCGAAAGCCCGGCACGGTCGAGACGCGAACCCTGCGCGGCGTGCTCGCCGAGCCGCGCTGGGCGCCGTTCCTGCCGGCCCCCTCGATGCGCGACGCCTGA